One region of Psychrobacter sp. DAB_AL43B genomic DNA includes:
- the rpmJ gene encoding 50S ribosomal protein L36 — protein sequence MKVQASVKKICGSCKVVRRKGRVHIICTAEPRHKQRQG from the coding sequence ATGAAAGTTCAAGCATCAGTTAAGAAGATTTGTGGTAGCTGTAAAGTTGTGCGCCGTAAAGGCCGTGTACATATTATTTGTACCGCAGAACCTCGCCACAAGCAACGTCAGGGTTAA